A window of the Streptomyces griseochromogenes genome harbors these coding sequences:
- a CDS encoding CHAT domain-containing protein has product MAAISVMDGNPDLAYHWWRLVVAMTEAKWGRDRWSPWWDAADRFVEITRRTLLPRPWGSRLRQALHTADLQAEILERTLTEFARHNGPHSGRRSRATASERAELTETRLSAAWLLAGPYCGKLDPDDVPGSFDRWTDPFRLRITRVLAVRTLGESGTDEMDESMWNPDHDRSMPEPQAALEEALALLDSALREAPQALRGRCQLKRLQVLSLLARVDSEREDAYWEAASEAVGEVWHTVNRAGLLDEFFRAVGSVVRRLGVSEPFRLKALLPVPLSRLRREAHGTRLLGLLADVVLFIEDRGDLREIWATVHAVVGENQYLDVAPWVCRNLAHHLPGNHLRCPRTPVGIAELTARVEEMCRHKGASSGDRAATLVHAALHARTEDVGEVVTLLDMIFKVDRKFRDTYAWLLDCLLATYRQRYVAWLRDQGRHLQALVECALAAEGALRQAARHLSPGYVADVANQALASADLAARDHDRPDFDLTFVVMLLLRAVEPVVGALAGPQDGRSDLVRDLGQEVARLVTRTESPSLIAAQHLLFKGYGFRLLVQQPGPRPLTPSVQHLHEMIAAREALDGPYVPDRLGLFDDGAWAPAETSGLFYINSRDIAPGTDAEASCGNLRKVADRFISIHMLHGPHRPAFEEATRPDLFEIAELGDNGLDDGTVLLSLFLADHLDLTAFRRARGAPLVSCHVTTGEVTGNVVELPVHPGLTRAHDHALNVTHAWSWMVLPVAEVREEVNVDPGGSPVTLRGAEVLERHFRLSGTTKDDLRRWRAEGRKHLCFWPHGPLHYLPFHLLHVDGRPLADDWVVTTVAATPHCSARGTDTAASRTHRLLIAGSATGGVMYGLPEQPQIRRHVHNLSARIPGARALEDGMTTPRALMAALQGIDYLHIAAHGSHDVEAPWYQCLYLDAEDGADGRLFACQILGLDLRGVALVTLSACESALGRYDLNDNLRGLPAAFLTAGASTVIGVLWPVTAPVATLFYEELYRCLLAGDAKRDAFRRAQQATRAAHPEYRNWGAFTLIGDWR; this is encoded by the coding sequence GTGGCCGCCATCAGCGTGATGGACGGAAATCCCGATCTTGCCTACCACTGGTGGCGGTTGGTTGTGGCCATGACCGAGGCGAAGTGGGGGCGGGACCGCTGGTCCCCGTGGTGGGACGCGGCGGACCGGTTCGTCGAGATCACCCGCAGAACCCTGCTCCCCCGGCCGTGGGGCAGCCGTCTGCGCCAGGCACTGCACACCGCCGACCTGCAAGCGGAAATCCTGGAACGCACGCTCACCGAGTTCGCCCGGCACAACGGTCCGCACTCCGGGCGACGCAGCAGGGCGACCGCATCGGAGCGGGCGGAGCTCACCGAGACTCGGCTGTCCGCCGCCTGGCTGCTGGCAGGGCCGTACTGCGGCAAACTGGATCCCGACGATGTCCCGGGCTCGTTCGACCGGTGGACGGATCCGTTCCGGCTACGGATCACGAGGGTGCTCGCTGTCCGAACACTCGGCGAATCGGGCACCGACGAAATGGACGAGTCGATGTGGAACCCCGATCACGACCGTTCCATGCCCGAACCACAGGCGGCGCTCGAAGAGGCGCTGGCTCTTCTCGACTCGGCTCTGCGCGAGGCACCGCAGGCACTGCGGGGGCGGTGCCAGCTCAAGCGGTTACAGGTGCTGTCCCTGCTGGCACGAGTCGATTCCGAACGCGAGGACGCGTACTGGGAGGCCGCGTCCGAGGCGGTCGGCGAGGTCTGGCACACCGTCAACCGGGCAGGATTGCTGGACGAGTTCTTTCGAGCCGTAGGCTCAGTGGTCCGTCGGCTGGGCGTATCCGAGCCGTTTCGTTTGAAGGCTCTGCTCCCGGTCCCGTTGTCGCGATTGCGCAGGGAGGCCCACGGCACCCGTCTGCTCGGTCTGTTGGCGGACGTCGTCCTGTTCATCGAGGATCGTGGTGATCTCCGGGAGATATGGGCGACGGTTCACGCCGTTGTGGGAGAGAACCAGTATCTGGACGTCGCGCCATGGGTGTGCCGGAACCTCGCACACCATCTGCCCGGAAACCACCTGCGCTGCCCTCGCACCCCTGTCGGCATCGCCGAACTCACCGCCAGGGTCGAAGAGATGTGTCGGCACAAGGGCGCGTCCTCCGGCGATCGAGCCGCGACGCTGGTGCACGCCGCGTTGCACGCCCGTACCGAGGACGTGGGCGAGGTCGTGACACTGCTCGACATGATCTTCAAGGTCGACCGGAAGTTCCGCGACACGTACGCCTGGCTTCTGGACTGCCTCCTGGCGACCTACCGGCAACGCTACGTCGCCTGGCTGCGGGACCAAGGCCGGCATCTCCAGGCACTCGTCGAGTGCGCCCTCGCGGCCGAAGGCGCTCTCCGCCAAGCGGCGCGCCACCTCTCGCCCGGGTACGTCGCCGATGTCGCCAACCAGGCCCTGGCGTCGGCCGACCTGGCGGCACGGGACCATGACCGGCCGGACTTCGACTTGACCTTCGTCGTGATGCTGCTCCTGCGGGCAGTGGAACCGGTCGTCGGGGCCCTCGCGGGCCCCCAGGACGGGCGGAGTGACCTCGTACGTGACCTCGGGCAGGAGGTCGCGCGGCTCGTGACCCGCACCGAGTCGCCCTCGCTGATCGCCGCACAGCACCTGCTGTTCAAGGGCTACGGCTTCCGGCTGCTGGTACAGCAGCCGGGCCCCCGTCCGCTGACTCCGTCGGTTCAGCACCTGCACGAGATGATCGCCGCTCGCGAGGCTCTGGACGGCCCCTATGTGCCGGACCGGCTGGGCCTCTTCGACGACGGGGCGTGGGCGCCTGCGGAGACATCCGGCCTCTTCTACATCAACTCCCGTGACATCGCCCCGGGAACGGATGCCGAGGCTTCCTGCGGGAACCTCCGAAAGGTCGCCGATCGGTTCATCAGCATCCACATGCTGCACGGCCCCCACCGGCCGGCGTTCGAGGAAGCGACCCGACCGGACCTGTTCGAGATCGCCGAGCTCGGGGACAACGGCCTCGACGATGGGACGGTCCTGCTCTCCCTCTTCCTCGCCGACCACCTCGACCTCACCGCCTTCAGGCGTGCCAGAGGCGCTCCGCTCGTCTCCTGCCATGTCACCACAGGGGAGGTGACGGGCAACGTCGTCGAGCTTCCCGTGCATCCTGGTCTGACCAGGGCTCATGACCACGCGCTCAACGTCACCCACGCGTGGAGCTGGATGGTGCTCCCTGTCGCGGAAGTGCGTGAGGAGGTCAACGTCGACCCGGGGGGAAGCCCGGTGACGTTACGAGGTGCCGAAGTACTGGAACGGCACTTCAGACTCAGTGGCACAACCAAGGACGACCTCCGGCGATGGCGGGCGGAAGGCAGGAAGCACCTCTGTTTCTGGCCGCACGGTCCGTTGCACTACCTCCCGTTCCATCTGCTGCACGTGGACGGGCGCCCGCTGGCTGACGACTGGGTCGTCACCACCGTTGCCGCCACACCACACTGCTCGGCACGAGGCACGGATACGGCGGCATCCCGCACGCACCGTCTCCTGATCGCCGGCTCCGCCACGGGGGGCGTCATGTACGGACTGCCCGAGCAACCGCAGATCAGGAGGCACGTACACAACCTGTCCGCGCGAATCCCCGGCGCTCGAGCGCTGGAGGACGGCATGACGACACCGCGCGCCCTCATGGCAGCTCTCCAGGGCATCGACTACCTCCACATCGCGGCCCATGGCTCGCACGACGTGGAGGCTCCCTGGTACCAGTGCCTCTACCTCGATGCGGAGGACGGCGCCGATGGCCGTCTGTTCGCGTGCCAGATTCTCGGCCTGGATCTGCGGGGCGTCGCGCTGGTGACGCTGAGCGCCTGTGAATCGGCCCTGGGCAGGTACGACCTCAACGACAATCTGCGTGGGCTGCCTGCGGCCTTCCTGACGGCAGGCGCGTCAACGGTGATCGGCGTGCTCTGGCCGGTCACCGCGCCGGTCGCGACGCTCTTCTACGAAGAGCTCTACCGCTGTCTGCTGGCCGGCGACGCGAAGAGGGATGCTTTCCGACGTGCTCAACAGGCCACCCGCGCCGCCCACCCGGAATACCGGAACTGGGGTGCGTTCACGCTGATCGGCGACTGGCGGTGA